Sequence from the Amaranthus tricolor cultivar Red isolate AtriRed21 chromosome 1, ASM2621246v1, whole genome shotgun sequence genome:
GACTAAGTGGAagaagggctgctcgacagttttgCTAAGTCAAAATTTGTCTAAGTATTTTTATGTCTGTTTCTGTTTGGGCGCCTTGTAAGCCCTTGTAATTAACACGTGTTCTTTAAATTTAGACGTGTGATTAGGATTTAGCCGCTAAGGTAGTTGAgtgctctatataaggagagcctcacCCCATGTAATAAATAGCTTAgcatatgatttcatttgattcAATACAAGTTGAGGTATTTCAAAAAGTTATTTCTGTTTTCCTTCTTTGAAATTGGCGGTGACTTCATCAAAGGTATACGGAGTATCCTTTGATCTTTGTAGGCTCAAAAATTGTGGAGCAATCATTGAATCTGCAAGGAAATCGTAAGTACAACTCCTGGAAGGCATTGTACATATATCGTGGGTTTAAGAATGTTGATACAGGCacggatcatcatcatcagagaACCAAGAAAGGATTTCTTGGTTCTCTTTCTGTGTGTTAGTTGTTTGTTTCATCATCATTTgttgtttgtgtgtgtgtgatcaATCAAAGCTTCCGTTAAACATTAACCCTTGCAtaatcaaggccttaatcagccctggTTTTGCATCACCAACTATTCTTTAGTCCCAAGTTTTTACATAAAGATGTGCTATGTATTGCTTTGATCTTTTAAGTTCAGCCTTAGAGTAGTGAGatgataagataaaaaaaatgaatgaaataaatATGTGAATGTTGTAAAGATAAATAAcgaatttttctataaaaaaaattgagtttgtAATTAAGTTTAGCAAAGACATCATATGatcttactaaaaatagaaatacacCAAAAATAAAGAGACGGTCTAAAATAAAAGTATAGCAAAATCAAAGTATTTAACCTATTCCATTCCATATAACTCACCAAGTGACTCCAAACAAATTGAGATGTAAATGTGAGAGTAGTTGTGAGAGCAGTTATTTATAGTAGAACTTATAAGTTAGCAATcatattgtaatattttaaagtaaaatgttcgtcaaaaataaaattaataaaatataattttaaaagttaattagataattgtaattgtttttaaaatgttgcttaaaataatagttaaaaTAATTGCCTAATATACTTTCAAAAACACCCCAGTATTGTGTGTTGTGAGAACTCTTTCGGAGACAGAACAATCGTCAAGAATGCACCACCATATGATCATATTTGTTGAAGGAAAATGTTGAATAGGAGTGACAACTCCTCGTCCAAGATGAAGAATTGTTAATGAATATCTTGAAGGATATGACATTTACCAAACAAATTTTTGAGTTGAGACAATCTTAAAACAATAGCTCATATGCTAATATTTATATAAGTTAAACTATTATGGATAATTTTTCACAATGAGATGTTTCCCAAGAATTtgtgcaatttttttttaagctttttaaccAATTAAAAAATCAGTCCAAAAGCCATTTACACATCACCctttaattatcttttaattacatCCATATAATTTGTTCTGTTACTCTTCATTTATTAACAAATATTCTACTTCCCTTAAACACTatcaatttttcttaagtaCAATCCTAGATGAACTAAAAGAGTATTTGTTTTTTTCTGAACTagtgaaaaaaaatactccctccgatcttttaatttagtccaatttccttatttggcaaaacctttgaattagtcccaattctatttttggcaatccttttttacttaaatacccttagttcacacacgtaattacgaatttacccccGTAAACCCTTAAATACCCttacttaaaaatacccaactaccaccttttacaTGGACCCCACACAATCCTTAATATGCGTGCCCAAGAAAATAGGACTAAATTAAAGGATCGGAGGGAGTAGTATATATGCAAAGCAGTCATCAGTTGTATTTCAAGATAGTGGCATAGGATAAGTGTAATGATACAGTAATCATCAAATAATTCAGAATATAAAACTAAACCAATATGCATAGCTTAACTACAAACAATAGACAATATACTTTATATAATTGCCTCTTTGATTGGCAAAGAGacgcaaataaaatatttatttaataacaTGAAAATTTAGATAGGGATACCACATTTCAACAGAAAggattcgttcaattcatctccTAATTCTCTTCAAATTTTGGAAAATCAACCAAAACCCAACAAAACAAAGTAAGCCAACAAGCCAAGATAGGACAAAATGAGGTTATGAAAACGACTAAGAGGAGCTCTTCTTAATAAGCTCCAGAGCTTCAGCCTCGGTAGGGAGTGCAGGGATTGCTCCCTTTTTGGTTGTTGTGATGGCTCCGCAAGCATTGGCGAACGTCAATACTTCCTTCAATCTTGCTTCATCCTACAATATGGATTTTGATGAAGGTTGTGCCATTTTGGTGAAGAAAAAGCAACATAGTTTATAGAAAGAGTTTATACATACCTCAATAATTGAGTGGTCATCCACGATCTTGCCTAGCAAAGCACCAACAAAAGAGTCTCCAGCACCAGTTGTGTCTATTGTTTCTACCTTGAACCCTTCCACACTTCCCTTGAAGTTCTACATTTGGTATAACAATTGTCATTACTTCACCTCCAACCATCGTTTCTTATCAATTACTTTTACACCCAAATAGAACAACTATTTAATCTCATGTATTCATATAAGTTATATGAAATCTCAACCATTGACATTGATTTGTTAGTATCAAAGTTCAAACACACAAattttattcacaaattgttgtgtgaGACAGTCTTACCAAAAAATGCACCTTATACATTGGTTAAAATGCCTATCTCATACATATGATGAGAATATAGACTCCAGCTGATCTCACCGAGATACAAAGTCTCTCATATGAGTAGGCTCAATTTTATATGGTAGACTTTTAGAGTCAACCACAAATGAAGTATTTTCTATAAACATCTACCATACATGATATggccttttaataaataaaaaaaaaaaaaaaaggattacTTGTACCACATAATTAATGTCTCCTAGCAAGATTTATATAGATTAAATAGCATTATGATTCATGAGTATAAACATAATGTCAAAGTGGATATCTCCATCTTGTCCTGTTGCCGTTACAGTGAGGAGGATCTAGGAGTAATCCTGAAGACTAGAGAGGCCCAGCAATGATTTCCCAACAACCGTTCCACAGAGGATCCTCCTCAACATCTCAACAACCTTCCTAAGGCCTATCACCTTCTAAATATTCTGATAAATTAAACTGGACAGACTCATACCAACATCAAAAACCATCTATCTAATTTTGGTGATAATATAGTAAGCATTTTTTTAAATGAGACCTATTTTATTAgttcctccgttccatattagttgcaacattattaaaaatgacactattcattcattacttttaattgtgattagtttttaatctataagttaaaatatggtCAAattagatcttgtttgattcgtctcattgcaaagactattaatatcaaatttttataattttttattatacataattaaagatattaagaattaaattagtgcattagattgcgtaaaaaaACAAACTTTGCAAATAAattggaatggaggaagtacaTGTGAAGACCCATCCATCCGAACGGATCTTATATATTCATAACAATTATAACATTGGTGTATAATAGGAACTTTTTCGAACAAGAGAAAATAACTaaataagggtttttaagaagtATGCAACATGAAaaatagggttttttttttttttttttttttttttgatgacgAATAGGTCTATTTTATGTAGTATCTCACtatcattattttataaatttctcATTAATTGCTCCTACCCTCCCTCGGAAAAAAGTCCTCACAAATGAAAGCTATATGAAAAGCACTTTAGGAGTATTAAAAATAGGTTTGTATTATATTCGACAAAGCATGGTAAAGCACATTGCAATAAAGTCTggcaaatttaatttaaaaaactaatataCGGTGGACTACCAATATCATTAGTTAAAGTTGTCACCCTCACATCACTAATCATGCCTCTAGAGGAAGTAAATATTATAAGAAAGAGAATTTTCTGCAACTTGAGGAATATAATATAGAAGAATAAAGGTGTTGTTCATCTTTGATTTACAATAACGCCAAGTAAGGATTGATTTAAACCGTATTAACATaagttcaaaatttttaataatttagaaaaatgtACGGGGTCTGTGCGagttaataaaaagaaaatttacctTGGTGTAATATCTACAACCCTGGTCACCAAGAGTGACCAAGAGAAGCTTCAAATTATCATGCCACAAAGACATGGCGGTAGCATCATCGATAGTGCTGCTTCCAGTGAGGAATTCCAACTCATTGTCGCTGACCTTGATAACCTCTGCTTTGTCCCAGATGCTCAAAATCTGCTCACGAGCTTCCTGGGCGGATGGCCACAAAGGCAATCGAAGGTTAGGATCATATGAAAGCAGAGCTCCAGCCTTTTTGGCCTCCTCCATTGCTTTCAAGTGTGCCGATCTGCATGGCTCCACAATCAAGCTAATTGAGCCATAGTGGAACACCTTTGCCTGTAATTTGAAAACTAGCAGAGTTAATGAATTCAATTGCCATTATGACACAACAAATTAATTGGCTCAATTTCAATGAATGAACGCAAACAAAGTGCCAAATTATCCTAAAATGATCATTTAGTCACATTAAGCACCTACTACTCTATTATTAGCAATTTAAAATTAGTAAGGTTCATTAGCTAAAGTTTAAatccaaaaattaattttaaataacaaaacGCCTCAATAATTTGATCTAGTCAATTCACATGGGAAAAAACTGTCTACCCAACATGTAGATCATCCCTGTACATAGAGGCATAAAAATCGTAAAGCATAACTCATcgacattaattaattaattgtatatCTTTTAATTAATGATGTAGTGCACACTTAAACAAGTAGCCCTTTAGCAATTGGTGAAAGTGGGACCAGAAACTGAGAAGGTGGGTAGTAAAATATATATGGTTGGGCCCTCTTTTCTGGTGGATGGTCATCGTTTTTAACGATAACCCAATCAGCTTAAACGTGCTACTTTTCCCAACAAATCACGGGAAACTGTTACTAATCCAAATAATTTACGAAATTAATTTCACAAATTTTAAGCGAGTTAATCAAACAATGGGTACGACTAACGCAGAGTCGGCGCAGCAAGTATCTCCATCCTATATTTACTTGCAACTTTGCAAGTTGCAGCATATATTtacaaatatttgaaatttgatCAGTTATTTAGATTTAAAAAGTTATAAAGCTTATATTAAGAGTGTATTTTAGCAATTAAGAttggaaaattttattttcaaagtctCAAACATTGGATggtctaataataaaaatctcaGCTTtgcattttatataaaaatctaaattttaggagtatttattatAAAACACTTGATAAACTAATGAGTAAAGACCACCATAGGAGCTAAAATGGCAAAGTTTTTTAGAACTatgtattttttcttttaaattttttaaaacagatcggaaattttaaatattattttaaagttgaaattatagAATAAAATTGCTGTAAAagttagatttttaaaaaataatattgtaaaattggaatatttagaattaaaacACTAAAGGTTAAgagttttaatttcaatttttcctAAAGTTAATATGATATAAAATTAACTATCTTATTTTGGTTGAAAGTAGCCTTGATATTTCCAAGAATTATATAAACGGATCTAatctaatataaataataatcttATTCAATTTCAATTGATCAATATCAAAACTgtaatataaacaatttaaaaggCTAAAACAATACTCCTATATACGTCACTGTCTCACCTAAACctgataaattaataaaaaaataagaagaaaaaacccaaaaaacaaATCTTTGCACATACATTGATACATGGAATGATTTCTGGTGCagcatattttatttatgacgcaaaaaaaacaaagtataaaaataattagagCTTATAATCAAAGACAAAGGAATCAAAAATGCCATGTAGATATCATATTGAATTGCAGGTGGAGCCCATACAATATAGTCCTCCGTCCTCTCTATGCAACGAAGTAAAAGTCTTTGATCAATACTATTTTAATatgaattaatttaataataataagtatttttataattataataagtaaatatattattatcttaattctttttctaatttacagttaaagttttatttaatttttcacacctttatcaatatataaattcatttataatatctctaattatataattaaaaatcataaaaaattaaacatgtacatcaaaatttaaatacaaactaaaaataaaactaaataataaaaaaaaacaaataaaacaataacTTTAAGTTGAAGGGAATACTTTTAATATTGGTACAT
This genomic interval carries:
- the LOC130810737 gene encoding probable fructokinase-4; its protein translation is MAETNGLSNGADVKGKVISFGEMLIDFVPTVSGVSLAEAPGFLKAPGGAPANVAIAVSRLGGNASFVGKLGDDEFGHMLAGILKKNGVSGDGLTFDKGARTALAFVTLRSDGEREFMFYRNPSADMLLTPDELNLELIRSAKVFHYGSISLIVEPCRSAHLKAMEEAKKAGALLSYDPNLRLPLWPSAQEAREQILSIWDKAEVIKVSDNELEFLTGSSTIDDATAMSLWHDNLKLLLVTLGDQGCRYYTKNFKGSVEGFKVETIDTTGAGDSFVGALLGKIVDDHSIIEDEARLKEVLTFANACGAITTTKKGAIPALPTEAEALELIKKSSS